A genomic stretch from Bacillus sp. N1-1 includes:
- a CDS encoding manganese-dependent inorganic pyrophosphatase gives MEKVLIFGHKNPDTDTITSALVYADLKSKLGMDVEPVRLGAVNGETQYALDQFNVEAPRMVQTVSNEASAVILVDHNERQQSAEDIESVRILEVVDHHRIANFETADPVYYRAEPVGCTATILNKLYKENNIQIDKNIAGLMLSAIISDSLLFKSPTCTEEDIAAARELAGIAGVDAETYGLEMLKAGADMSSKTPAELISLDAKEFGMGTAKVEVAQVNVVDTLDVLARQDVVEEEMRRTIEAKDLDLFLLVVTDILTNNSTALALGKQAGQVEKAFNVTLIENLAVLEGVVSRKKQIVPVLTETFTS, from the coding sequence ATGGAAAAAGTATTGATTTTTGGACATAAAAATCCTGACACAGATACGATCACTTCTGCACTTGTTTATGCAGACTTAAAAAGTAAACTAGGTATGGATGTAGAGCCTGTCCGTCTTGGTGCAGTTAATGGTGAAACACAGTATGCATTAGATCAATTCAATGTTGAAGCTCCTCGTATGGTTCAAACGGTTTCTAACGAAGCGAGTGCGGTTATTCTTGTTGACCATAATGAACGTCAACAAAGTGCTGAAGACATCGAAAGCGTACGAATTTTAGAAGTAGTTGATCATCACCGCATCGCAAACTTTGAGACAGCTGATCCTGTTTATTATCGCGCAGAACCGGTTGGTTGTACGGCGACAATTCTTAACAAGCTATATAAAGAAAACAACATTCAGATTGATAAAAATATAGCGGGCCTGATGCTTTCTGCGATTATCTCTGACTCTCTTCTTTTTAAATCACCAACATGTACGGAGGAAGATATCGCTGCAGCTCGTGAGCTGGCAGGAATTGCAGGCGTTGATGCAGAAACTTACGGTCTTGAAATGCTTAAAGCTGGGGCAGATATGAGCAGCAAAACGCCAGCAGAACTCATTTCACTCGATGCAAAAGAATTTGGAATGGGAACTGCTAAGGTTGAAGTAGCTCAGGTAAACGTTGTTGATACTCTCGATGTCCTTGCACGTCAGGACGTGGTCGAAGAAGAGATGAGAAGAACGATTGAAGCAAAAGACCTCGATCTATTCCTTCTTGTAGTAACGGACATTTTGACAAACAACTCCACAGCGCTTGCATTAGGAAAGCAAGCTGGACAAGTAGAAAAGGCGTTTAACGTAACGTTAATCGAAAACCTGGCAGTACTTGAAGGTGTTGTTTCTCGTAAAAAACAAATTGTACCTGTTTTAACAGAAACGTTCACATCGTAA
- a CDS encoding anti-sigma factor — protein sequence MKANCEQLLDYFNGTLSNEERERFETHLLSCEECREELKELEELTGDLPYLSIPEEPPAGMKERVLASVFESDTVESNDIANESRSVEQKNNVTNLQTERKSKQKKWAAPALAAALFLSLAGNIYTFVNEGEDETTQPEEISSLIKAVQLQPSEAEASAGSAALMNEDGKMNLVVEVNDVAKTEGDQVYQVWLLEGDKPYRAGFFTPNQEGKGEVAYQVEYEGDHDWDAVAITLEPDSKSETPKGKVVLSSGL from the coding sequence ATGAAAGCAAATTGTGAACAACTGCTCGACTATTTTAATGGAACCTTATCAAACGAAGAAAGAGAGCGGTTCGAAACTCATCTCTTATCATGTGAAGAGTGCAGAGAGGAGCTAAAGGAGCTGGAAGAATTGACAGGTGACCTTCCTTATCTCTCCATCCCGGAAGAGCCGCCTGCCGGAATGAAAGAACGCGTTCTGGCAAGCGTTTTTGAAAGTGATACGGTTGAATCAAATGATATTGCAAATGAAAGTCGTTCAGTTGAACAAAAAAATAACGTAACCAATCTTCAAACAGAGAGAAAGTCAAAACAAAAAAAGTGGGCAGCCCCAGCTTTAGCAGCAGCTCTATTTCTTTCTTTAGCAGGAAATATTTATACATTCGTAAATGAAGGTGAAGATGAGACCACACAGCCAGAAGAAATCTCCTCTTTGATCAAAGCGGTTCAATTACAGCCTTCTGAAGCAGAAGCATCGGCAGGATCTGCTGCTCTAATGAATGAAGATGGAAAAATGAATTTAGTGGTTGAGGTTAACGACGTGGCAAAAACAGAAGGTGATCAAGTGTACCAGGTTTGGTTGCTTGAAGGTGACAAGCCTTATCGAGCCGGTTTCTTTACCCCAAATCAAGAAGGTAAAGGTGAAGTAGCTTACCAGGTTGAATATGAGGGAGATCACGACTGGGATGCTGTGGCGATCACACTCGAGCCGGATAGTAAAAGTGAAACACCTAAAGGAAAAGTTGTATTAAGTTCAGGTTTATAG
- a CDS encoding HPr family phosphocarrier protein — MKLKVLKPVFAETASQLVNTASRFEETILLKKEHWVVDAKSLLGVLALSLQPDQTLELDVKGGHSSAVNAAFLSLGLFEEA, encoded by the coding sequence ATGAAGTTAAAAGTGTTAAAACCAGTTTTTGCTGAAACTGCCAGTCAACTTGTGAATACTGCAAGCCGTTTTGAGGAAACGATCTTATTGAAAAAAGAACATTGGGTAGTTGATGCCAAAAGTCTTCTTGGTGTCCTAGCGCTTTCTTTACAACCTGATCAGACGCTCGAATTGGATGTTAAAGGTGGTCATTCATCAGCCGTTAACGCTGCATTCCTTTCACTTGGGTTATTTGAAGAAGCGTGA
- a CDS encoding phosphatidate cytidylyltransferase produces the protein MESTVWTLTVILFALLSAQTIFVIVRKKQPNKDFTGLIIKVKTWWGMYGVFCLATLFNPIVSLFSLMVLSFFALKEYFSLMKTRKADRRIFLWSYVAVPIQFYWIFIDWYGMFIVFIPVYVFLLLPLPRIVGKGTLGFLRSVSSTQWGLMLMVFGLSHLAYFQIASPDYGANLVLFLVLLTQVNDVVHYVVSLYAGKRKVVPSSNPYITLEGFFCSLIATTAFAYTLFPYLTPFDSLFGVFSGILISVAGFLGSLTISVLKRDLLLGDSKKSKALDESYLSRVDSLAYTSPVFFHVIRYFFDFM, from the coding sequence CTGGAAAGTACAGTATGGACACTGACCGTTATATTATTTGCTTTACTATCTGCACAGACGATTTTTGTTATTGTGAGAAAAAAGCAACCTAATAAGGATTTTACGGGGCTTATAATAAAAGTGAAAACATGGTGGGGGATGTATGGAGTCTTTTGTTTGGCCACATTATTTAATCCAATCGTTTCTCTGTTTTCGTTAATGGTTCTAAGTTTCTTTGCGCTGAAAGAATACTTCTCCCTGATGAAAACAAGAAAAGCTGATCGAAGAATTTTTTTATGGTCATATGTGGCGGTGCCTATCCAATTCTACTGGATATTCATCGATTGGTATGGCATGTTCATCGTTTTTATTCCCGTATACGTTTTCTTATTACTTCCACTGCCTCGTATTGTTGGGAAGGGTACGCTCGGATTTTTGAGATCAGTAAGTTCGACGCAATGGGGCTTAATGCTGATGGTTTTTGGTTTAAGTCATCTAGCTTATTTTCAGATTGCTTCTCCTGATTATGGTGCAAACCTTGTTTTGTTCCTAGTTCTTTTAACTCAAGTAAATGATGTGGTTCATTATGTCGTATCGCTATATGCAGGAAAGAGGAAAGTTGTACCTTCTTCAAATCCTTACATCACGTTAGAAGGTTTTTTCTGTTCATTAATAGCAACAACTGCGTTTGCTTATACACTATTTCCATATTTAACACCATTTGATTCCTTGTTTGGTGTTTTCTCAGGGATTTTAATTAGCGTTGCTGGTTTTCTTGGAAGTTTAACCATCTCAGTTTTGAAACGCGACCTGTTACTTGGAGATAGCAAAAAGTCGAAAGCTTTAGACGAGAGTTATTTGAGTAGGGTAGACAGCCTTGCCTATACTTCGCCTGTTTTCTTTCATGTGATTCGTTACTTTTTCGATTTTATGTAA
- a CDS encoding sigma-70 family RNA polymerase sigma factor, producing MRELNDAELYNQVQAKDKKALSSLYDRYEKLLYSFSYRIVKDGGLAEEVMQEVFIKLWKGKAQYSEEKGKFSSWLLTMTRHTAIDLLRKQSKEPNFELDERDALHSDEASVEDQVEWKERGQILRTAVSKLKGDQKKIIEMFYFKGMTHKRISEEFDLPLGTVKGRIRLALKHLKTSLGEKGGVSDESKL from the coding sequence ATGAGAGAACTTAACGATGCCGAGCTGTATAATCAGGTTCAGGCAAAGGATAAAAAAGCTCTCTCGTCTCTTTACGATCGATATGAAAAACTTTTATATTCTTTCTCATACCGAATTGTAAAAGATGGAGGACTTGCTGAAGAAGTGATGCAAGAAGTATTTATTAAGCTATGGAAAGGAAAGGCTCAATATAGTGAAGAGAAAGGAAAGTTTTCGTCATGGCTACTTACCATGACGAGACATACAGCTATTGATCTCTTACGTAAGCAGTCGAAAGAGCCCAACTTTGAATTAGACGAACGTGATGCATTGCATAGCGATGAAGCATCAGTGGAGGACCAGGTTGAGTGGAAAGAAAGAGGTCAGATACTTCGCACAGCCGTTTCAAAACTAAAAGGTGATCAGAAGAAAATAATTGAGATGTTTTATTTTAAAGGCATGACCCATAAAAGAATTTCGGAAGAGTTCGACCTCCCGCTGGGTACTGTGAAAGGCCGAATTCGGCTAGCGTTAAAACATTTAAAAACCAGTCTCGGTGAGAAAGGAGGGGTCTCAGATGAAAGCAAATTGTGA
- a CDS encoding IS3 family transposase (programmed frameshift) has product MAKKGQRFETYTDEFKQNAVMKYINGSQSYNALAEELGIKNSTQLKVWVRKWKNGEPFDIRSRSEENPMHGRPRTNFKTIEEERDYLKAQVDYLKKQLSKSRKGGKITQKIKYETVEDLRNKAPVTWLLEIASLQPSSYYKWRSSKVKREERANQDHDIQMHMMGIHFLHPETGYPTMTRLLKESGYHINHKKVYRLMSEMGIQSVIRKKRKRHGYTPSVINPNRLKRNFKANGTNQKMVTDITYVSDGKRFYYLSVIQDLFNNEIVSWKLSKRNDLALVLDTVAQWTKKKDVTKAVLHSDQGFQYTSKAYNTRIEEYGVKGSHSRKGNCLDNACIESFFSHLKTEKLYINQCKTENEIRQAIEDYIYHYNYRRFQKKLKQRAPIEYRHALAA; this is encoded by the exons ATGGCTAAAAAAGGGCAGAGGTTTGAGACGTATACAGACGAGTTTAAACAGAACGCCGTGATGAAATACATTAATGGTTCTCAAAGTTACAATGCTTTAGCGGAAGAATTAGGAATAAAAAATAGTACACAGCTGAAAGTCTGGGTGAGGAAGTGGAAAAACGGTGAGCCGTTTGATATTCGAAGTCGCAGTGAGGAAAATCCTATGCATGGTAGGCCACGCACAAACTTTAAAACAATTGAAGAAGAGAGAGATTACCTGAAAGCGCAGGTGGATTACTTAAAAAAGCAGT TATCAAAATCTCGAAAAGGAGGGAAAATCACGCAAAAAATAAAGTATGAAACCGTGGAAGATTTAAGGAATAAAGCTCCTGTTACCTGGTTGTTAGAGATTGCTTCCCTCCAACCATCAAGCTATTACAAATGGAGATCTAGTAAAGTAAAGCGCGAAGAAAGGGCCAATCAAGATCATGACATCCAAATGCATATGATGGGGATTCATTTTCTTCATCCGGAAACAGGTTACCCTACTATGACGCGTTTATTGAAAGAAAGTGGTTACCACATCAACCACAAAAAGGTGTATCGATTGATGAGCGAGATGGGCATTCAATCGGTGATTCGTAAAAAGAGGAAAAGGCATGGATACACTCCGTCTGTGATCAATCCAAATAGGCTAAAACGAAACTTTAAAGCAAATGGAACGAATCAGAAAATGGTGACGGACATTACTTATGTATCAGATGGTAAACGATTTTATTACTTATCCGTGATTCAAGATTTATTCAACAATGAGATCGTAAGCTGGAAACTTTCTAAACGCAACGATTTAGCGCTTGTACTAGATACAGTTGCCCAATGGACAAAGAAAAAAGACGTAACGAAAGCCGTTCTCCATTCGGATCAAGGCTTTCAGTATACGTCTAAGGCATACAACACACGAATAGAAGAATACGGCGTTAAGGGCAGCCACTCTCGCAAAGGAAACTGCCTGGATAATGCCTGCATTGAGTCCTTCTTTTCGCATCTCAAAACAGAGAAGTTGTACATCAATCAGTGTAAAACAGAAAACGAGATCAGACAAGCAATCGAGGATTACATCTACCACTATAACTACAGACGTTTCCAGAAGAAATTAAAGCAACGCGCGCCGATTGAATATCGACACGCGTTGGCAGCGTAG
- the fabL gene encoding enoyl-[acyl-carrier-protein] reductase FabL produces the protein MANKVALITGGTRGIGKAIARKFASEGYNLVLNFMRKKKDAEQTKQELEQEYGITVHIVKANVGEVKQISALFHETEETFGRLDVFVNNAASGVLRPLMEIEESHWDWTQNINAKAYLFAAQEAAKIMEKNGGGAIVALSSLGSIRALPNYVAVGVSKASVEAITRYLAVELSPKGIVVNAVSGGAVDTDALKHFPNREELLDSAKKRNPAGRLVEPTDMADTTYFLTTPEASMIRGQTIIVDGGLSLLGE, from the coding sequence ATGGCTAATAAAGTAGCACTTATAACAGGAGGCACACGTGGCATTGGTAAAGCAATTGCTCGAAAATTCGCTTCTGAAGGATACAATCTTGTACTTAACTTTATGAGAAAGAAAAAAGATGCTGAACAAACGAAGCAAGAATTAGAACAAGAATACGGCATTACTGTACATATTGTTAAAGCCAATGTTGGTGAGGTGAAGCAAATTTCTGCTCTCTTTCATGAAACAGAAGAAACATTTGGCCGACTAGATGTTTTCGTTAATAATGCGGCATCAGGTGTATTAAGACCGCTTATGGAGATTGAAGAAAGCCATTGGGACTGGACACAAAACATCAATGCAAAAGCTTATTTATTTGCTGCACAAGAAGCAGCTAAAATAATGGAGAAGAATGGTGGAGGAGCGATTGTAGCCCTTTCAAGTCTTGGGTCCATTCGAGCACTTCCTAACTATGTTGCCGTTGGTGTATCAAAGGCATCCGTTGAAGCAATCACACGATACTTAGCGGTTGAGCTATCACCAAAAGGGATTGTCGTGAATGCTGTGTCGGGTGGAGCTGTTGATACAGACGCACTGAAACACTTCCCGAATCGAGAAGAATTACTAGATTCCGCGAAGAAAAGAAATCCTGCAGGACGCCTTGTCGAACCAACAGACATGGCCGATACTACTTACTTTTTAACAACCCCAGAAGCAAGCATGATTCGTGGCCAAACCATTATTGTGGATGGTGGACTATCCTTACTTGGTGAATAA
- a CDS encoding BCCT family transporter, whose protein sequence is MHKVTKVFWIGIAIAIAFVSWGVISPGNLDQVMTVSQNFFLDQFGWFYQLAATFFLVFAIYLIFSRFGHIKLGKDTDKPEYSRLTWFAMLFSAGMGIGLLFFGVSEPMSHFSTPPYGEGGTVESAHLALRYTYLHWGFHAWAIYATIALALAYYKFRKGAPGLMSATLYPLIGDKVKGPIGITVDVVAVFATIFGVAASLGLGAQQINGGLSYLTNIPNNFTVQLIIIAIITVLFTISAGTGIKKGIKYLSNANMALAVVLLILFVILGPTKFVLDLFVTTFGEYVQNIFAMGMRLAPMNADNESWIQNWTIFYWAWWIAWSPFVGTFIARVSKGRTIREFMIAVTVVPTVVCAFWFGIFGGSGIFFDFTQGTDIAGQSLETGLFYLYEQLPLGSILTVVTLLLISTFFITSADSATFVLGMQTTNGSLNPPNFVKFSWGFILSASAVVLMVTGGLESMQTAIIVSAFPLTIILLFTCWGMLKSFNEEVPRKQKTTEKKVKAKKDGLTPVK, encoded by the coding sequence ATGCACAAAGTTACAAAAGTTTTTTGGATAGGCATTGCAATTGCAATTGCTTTTGTCAGTTGGGGTGTGATCTCTCCTGGCAATCTAGACCAGGTTATGACGGTATCTCAAAATTTCTTTTTGGATCAGTTTGGATGGTTTTATCAGCTTGCTGCAACATTCTTTTTAGTATTTGCTATTTATTTAATTTTTAGCAGGTTCGGGCATATCAAGTTAGGAAAGGATACAGATAAGCCTGAATACAGTAGGCTCACCTGGTTTGCCATGCTCTTTAGCGCCGGGATGGGAATAGGGCTATTGTTCTTTGGAGTATCAGAACCGATGTCCCACTTTTCTACCCCGCCATATGGTGAAGGAGGAACGGTTGAATCCGCACACCTTGCCCTTCGTTATACATATTTACATTGGGGATTCCATGCATGGGCCATTTACGCCACGATTGCTTTAGCATTAGCGTATTACAAATTTCGTAAAGGGGCGCCTGGATTAATGAGTGCCACTCTTTATCCGCTTATAGGGGATAAAGTGAAAGGCCCGATCGGGATTACGGTTGATGTCGTAGCCGTTTTTGCAACAATATTTGGTGTAGCCGCTTCGTTAGGACTAGGTGCTCAACAAATCAATGGAGGGTTGAGCTACTTAACTAATATCCCGAATAACTTTACAGTACAATTGATTATTATCGCTATTATTACCGTTCTCTTTACAATTTCAGCTGGGACAGGCATTAAAAAAGGAATCAAATATTTAAGTAATGCCAATATGGCTCTTGCTGTAGTACTTCTGATTCTTTTCGTCATTCTAGGTCCAACTAAATTTGTGTTAGATCTTTTTGTGACCACGTTTGGTGAATATGTACAAAACATATTTGCGATGGGAATGAGATTAGCACCGATGAACGCGGACAATGAATCATGGATTCAGAACTGGACGATCTTTTACTGGGCATGGTGGATTGCCTGGTCACCGTTTGTAGGAACGTTTATCGCTAGGGTTTCAAAAGGACGTACGATTAGAGAGTTTATGATCGCTGTTACGGTTGTACCTACGGTTGTTTGTGCATTTTGGTTTGGTATATTCGGTGGCTCTGGTATTTTCTTTGACTTTACACAAGGAACGGATATAGCAGGTCAAAGTCTTGAGACCGGTTTATTTTATTTATATGAGCAACTTCCGTTAGGTAGCATTTTAACCGTAGTAACGCTATTGTTAATCTCTACCTTCTTTATCACCTCTGCTGATTCCGCAACCTTTGTTTTAGGTATGCAAACGACGAATGGAAGCTTAAACCCTCCAAATTTCGTGAAATTCAGCTGGGGCTTCATCTTATCTGCCTCTGCAGTGGTTTTAATGGTGACAGGTGGCCTTGAGAGCATGCAAACTGCGATTATTGTGAGTGCCTTTCCACTAACTATTATTCTTCTATTTACGTGTTGGGGAATGCTTAAATCCTTTAATGAAGAAGTTCCTAGAAAGCAGAAAACTACGGAAAAGAAAGTAAAAGCGAAGAAAGATGGTCTTACCCCTGTCAAGTAG